The following are from one region of the Stanieria cyanosphaera PCC 7437 genome:
- a CDS encoding tetratricopeptide repeat protein has protein sequence MFKLLKTFLEPQVNSKLSPKSEEKLLAQPDHNFESQLKQADDFHQQGKLKEAITLYRQAIEQTSHLAVKYPKSSINLQQNNNLALAYEQLAAAYKQRGEIEQAANYYRQAIVFKSLTWQQSKQSHQSNSELVINKLLKKDNLLKSAFAFQPLSAETKQKLLNLNSRLAENNSYHSLFSGVDNQINSQQTITIKWEAAQVYLQQALDFCDRHNWHQAAIACQQATQLCPNLAEAYKIWGNALQRMGKTAEAMDCYAKAVEIQPDLAEVYAKVASLYAGQQKWHQAIEYYQKAIIIKPTFAEAYQNLAQISQQLNQPEKAQLFHSKFLELEALNHQTQTNVQSSLPSSNLLPSQSVVTYQEIAKNLEKQSNWQEAARYYRKALELNLSQPVANSTNNSPSTPQLARLKQVQQLLHQSSDEVPNQTTLLTSVSETSANTASPVREASSRTRDTQSRTKQLDKAIERYQKQAQLKPDSAKIQLDLGNLYAKQHQWHIAINCYHKALKINYQSAEAYWYLADALEKIGKTSEALQRRYQALSLKTDLAPASEHVYLGKLLQKQGKLDQAVICYRQAIGLKPQFIPAYYRLGQILSLEGEKQEAIACYRQAIKYDPHNAELYFLLGQELAEEKQWHQAVQAYRRVLELKPTYPQASYRLNYALSEKLKLDLQKR, from the coding sequence ATGTTTAAGCTCCTGAAGACTTTTTTAGAGCCTCAAGTCAATTCTAAATTATCGCCTAAATCAGAGGAAAAGCTTTTAGCCCAACCAGATCATAATTTTGAATCACAGCTTAAACAAGCGGATGATTTTCATCAACAAGGTAAGTTAAAAGAAGCAATTACTCTTTATCGTCAAGCTATCGAACAAACATCTCATTTGGCTGTTAAATATCCAAAATCATCGATTAATCTACAACAAAACAATAATCTCGCTTTAGCTTATGAACAATTGGCAGCAGCTTATAAACAAAGAGGAGAAATCGAACAAGCAGCTAATTATTACCGACAAGCAATTGTATTTAAATCTTTAACTTGGCAACAATCAAAGCAATCTCATCAATCTAATTCTGAATTAGTCATCAACAAATTACTAAAAAAAGATAATTTACTCAAGTCTGCTTTTGCTTTTCAACCTTTATCCGCAGAAACTAAGCAAAAATTGCTTAATCTTAACTCTAGACTAGCAGAAAACAATTCCTATCATTCGCTCTTTTCTGGAGTAGACAATCAAATTAATAGTCAGCAAACTATTACGATTAAATGGGAAGCTGCTCAAGTCTATTTACAACAAGCATTAGATTTTTGCGATCGCCATAATTGGCATCAAGCTGCGATCGCTTGTCAACAGGCTACCCAACTATGTCCTAATTTAGCCGAAGCTTATAAAATCTGGGGCAATGCTTTACAGCGAATGGGAAAAACCGCCGAAGCAATGGATTGTTATGCTAAAGCAGTAGAAATTCAACCAGATTTGGCAGAAGTATACGCTAAAGTAGCTAGTCTTTATGCTGGGCAACAAAAATGGCACCAAGCGATTGAATATTATCAAAAAGCAATTATTATTAAACCTACTTTTGCTGAAGCTTATCAAAATTTAGCTCAAATTTCGCAACAGCTTAATCAACCAGAGAAAGCTCAACTATTTCACTCAAAATTTTTAGAATTAGAAGCATTAAATCACCAAACTCAAACTAATGTTCAATCATCTTTGCCCAGTTCTAATTTACTACCATCTCAATCAGTAGTAACCTATCAAGAAATAGCCAAAAATTTAGAAAAACAAAGCAATTGGCAAGAAGCTGCTCGTTATTATCGTAAAGCTTTAGAATTAAATTTATCTCAACCAGTAGCTAATTCAACTAATAATTCTCCAAGCACGCCTCAATTAGCTAGGCTCAAACAAGTTCAACAATTATTACATCAAAGTTCGGACGAAGTTCCTAATCAAACTACTCTGCTAACATCGGTTTCTGAAACGAGTGCAAACACTGCCTCTCCTGTGCGGGAAGCAAGTTCCCGCACCCGAGACACTCAATCCAGAACAAAACAACTAGATAAAGCAATTGAACGTTATCAAAAACAAGCTCAATTAAAACCAGATTCTGCCAAAATTCAATTAGATTTGGGTAATTTGTATGCTAAGCAACACCAATGGCACATAGCAATTAATTGTTATCACAAAGCCCTCAAGATTAATTATCAATCTGCTGAAGCTTATTGGTATTTAGCCGATGCTTTAGAAAAAATTGGGAAAACTTCTGAAGCTCTTCAACGTCGTTATCAAGCACTAAGTCTAAAAACAGATTTAGCTCCAGCCTCAGAACACGTTTATTTGGGTAAATTACTACAAAAACAAGGAAAACTAGACCAAGCAGTGATTTGTTATCGCCAGGCAATTGGCTTAAAACCACAATTTATTCCAGCTTATTATCGTTTAGGACAAATTTTAAGTTTGGAAGGCGAAAAACAAGAAGCGATCGCTTGTTATCGTCAGGCAATCAAGTATGATCCTCACAATGCGGAATTATATTTTCTTTTGGGTCAAGAATTGGCAGAAGAAAAACAATGGCATCAAGCTGTTCAAGCTTATCGTCGTGTTTTAGAACTCAAACCAACTTATCCTCAAGCTTCCTATCGACTAAACTATGCTTTATCAGAAAAATTAAAGTTAGATTTACAGAAAAGATAA
- a CDS encoding DUF427 domain-containing protein, translated as MPKAIWNGAILAESDRTLVVERNQYFPPDSINQEYFRQSNTHTTCPWKGEASYYTIVVDGQENKDAAWYYPQAKEKAKHIEGYIAFWRGVKVEV; from the coding sequence ATGCCTAAAGCAATTTGGAATGGTGCAATTTTAGCCGAAAGCGATCGCACTTTAGTAGTAGAAAGAAATCAATATTTTCCTCCTGACTCAATTAATCAAGAGTATTTTCGCCAAAGTAATACTCATACAACTTGTCCTTGGAAAGGAGAAGCTAGCTACTATACGATTGTGGTTGATGGTCAAGAAAATAAAGACGCAGCTTGGTATTATCCTCAAGCTAAAGAAAAAGCAAAACATATAGAAGGTTATATTGCTTTTTGGCGTGGAGTTAAAGTAGAAGTTTAA
- a CDS encoding superoxide dismutase, whose product MAYELPSLPYDYTALEPYISKSTLEFHHDKHHAAYVNKYNDAVKGTELDSKSIEEVIKAIAGDSSKTGLFNNAAQAWNHTFYWQCMKPNGGGTPTRELAKKIEADFGGFDQFVEAFKDAGATQFGSGWAWLVLDGDKLKVTKTLNADNPLTSGQVPLLTMDVWEHAYYLDYQNKRPSYIDEFVAHLINWDFVAQNLSAA is encoded by the coding sequence ATGGCATACGAATTACCATCTCTTCCCTATGACTACACAGCTTTAGAACCGTATATTTCCAAAAGCACTTTAGAATTTCATCATGATAAACATCATGCTGCGTATGTTAATAAGTACAATGATGCAGTCAAAGGAACTGAACTTGATAGTAAATCGATTGAAGAAGTAATTAAAGCGATCGCAGGAGATTCTAGTAAAACAGGACTTTTCAATAACGCTGCCCAAGCTTGGAATCATACTTTTTATTGGCAATGTATGAAACCTAATGGTGGCGGTACTCCCACACGAGAATTAGCTAAAAAAATTGAAGCTGATTTTGGTGGTTTCGATCAGTTTGTTGAAGCTTTTAAAGATGCAGGTGCAACTCAATTTGGTAGTGGTTGGGCTTGGTTAGTCTTAGATGGAGATAAGCTCAAAGTTACCAAAACTTTAAATGCTGATAATCCTTTGACTAGTGGACAAGTTCCTTTACTAACTATGGACGTTTGGGAACACGCTTATTATCTCGATTACCAAAACAAACGACCATCTTACATTGATGAGTTTGTCGCTCATTTAATCAACTGGGACTTTGTAGCTCAAAATTTGTCTGCTGCGTAG
- a CDS encoding Uma2 family endonuclease, with protein sequence METISIPKGFRVTPEQFEQLASTEQLARLELTKTGELIIMSPTGGTAGRKNSRLTQQLRNWADRDGTGEVFDSSTLFVLPNGARRSPDVSWIKLERWNQLTQSQQDGFPPIAPDFVIELVSPSDLKNQRYEDLQAKMQEYLDNGVKLGWLIEPEAKTVEIYRSQSSVEILNHPQTLSGENVLPGFSLDLTEIFSN encoded by the coding sequence ATGGAGACAATCTCTATTCCCAAAGGATTTCGCGTAACTCCAGAACAGTTCGAGCAACTGGCATCCACCGAACAACTAGCACGATTGGAGTTAACTAAAACTGGAGAATTAATTATCATGAGTCCTACGGGTGGCACGGCAGGAAGAAAAAATAGTCGCTTGACACAGCAGTTGAGAAACTGGGCGGATCGAGATGGTACTGGAGAAGTATTTGATTCTTCTACTCTATTTGTTCTACCCAATGGAGCGAGAAGAAGTCCTGATGTTAGTTGGATTAAACTAGAACGATGGAATCAGTTGACTCAATCTCAACAAGATGGATTTCCTCCCATAGCTCCCGATTTTGTGATTGAGTTGGTAAGTCCTAGCGATCTTAAAAACCAGCGATATGAAGACTTACAAGCAAAGATGCAAGAATATTTAGATAATGGCGTTAAGCTTGGTTGGTTAATCGAACCCGAAGCTAAAACAGTAGAAATATATCGTTCCCAAAGTTCAGTAGAAATTTTGAATCATCCTCAAACCTTATCAGGAGAAAATGTCTTACCTGGGTTTAGTTTAGATTTAACCGAAATTTTTAGTAATTAA
- a CDS encoding DUF29 domain-containing protein, which produces MTARLSSTTDTNNLYSRDYYLWLSHTAQLIKEGKFNEVDAVNLVEEIEDMGRNEQRAIESNLVVVLLHLLKYKYQPVKRSNSWKASIREHRRRLRKAFSASPSLKRYFKEVFDECYQDSREQAADETGLPLDTFPTFSPFTPDQILNPDYLPEE; this is translated from the coding sequence ATGACTGCTCGATTGTCATCAACTACCGATACAAATAATCTCTACTCGCGCGATTATTATCTTTGGCTATCACACACTGCACAACTAATCAAAGAAGGCAAATTTAATGAGGTAGATGCAGTTAATTTAGTTGAAGAAATTGAAGATATGGGCAGAAATGAGCAACGAGCGATTGAAAGCAATTTGGTAGTTGTGTTGCTGCACTTACTTAAGTATAAATATCAGCCAGTTAAAAGATCTAATAGCTGGAAGGCTAGTATCAGAGAACATCGACGGAGATTAAGAAAAGCTTTTTCTGCTAGTCCCAGCTTAAAACGTTATTTTAAAGAAGTTTTCGATGAATGTTACCAGGATAGCAGAGAACAGGCTGCTGATGAAACGGGATTACCCCTTGATACTTTTCCAACTTTTTCTCCTTTTACTCCAGACCAAATCCTCAATCCCGACTATTTACCTGAAGAGTAA